From the genome of Candidatus Cloacimonas sp.:
GACAGCTCAGGATTGCCCAATATGGGATTACGCATCTCATCATAGAAGGTAGTGATGGTATTCACAATTTCCGAGCTCTCCAAAAACACAGCCGCACCATGGTGGTTCTGGGCAAGCGCTGAGAGGAGCTGGTAATGTACTTCCGATCCCACTCCAAAGCAATGGATGATTGGATCGGTATGGTTATTATTGATTCGGTTATCGATGTTGGTTATTATCTGGTAAGGATCTGTTACGCCAACCGTAGGCTGTCCGTCGGAAAGCAAGAGTATGCAGTTTCTTACCCCATCCGGCACTATCAAAAACTGGCAAATGGCACGATCTAATGCGTCATGCAGGTTGGTGCCATTCAAACTGGGCATGGTGTAGTTATTTATGTAGGATATAGCTTCACTAATGTTGTTCAAGGTTCTTTCTCGAAGACTTCCCCACAAAGGCCGTACCACATGATCGAATAGTATCACATTAAACATGTCATTCGGCTGCAAATGGTTGATTACATAGCAGGCAGCAGCCTTGGCATTCACCAGCCTGTTCTCGAAGGACATGCTTCCCGAAACGTCGATCACGATATTCAGTCTTGCCGCAAAGACTGTATCCGCCGGGATGGTATTCTCTTCCATCGAGTAGAGGAAGAACCCGGGCGCACCTTCATCCGGTGCTTCATCCAGCTTGGTACTTAGCCCCCAGGAAGACATTACACTGGTAGATAGCTGCAGCACACACCGGTAGTTATTAACTGCAACAGCATTATTTATGTGATAGCTGCCATGGGCAGTGTTATCGGTGTGTGAAACCTGGGCAATGATATCCAGCACCTCAAAATTCAATATCTGTTTATCGGAAGTTACATCTATATTGAGGCTCTGACTGTAAACCGGATCCGTCTGAATGCGCCGATAGTCATTTTTAAGGTTCAGGGTTACGCTGCCAAAGTTATAGCTCAGCAACTGCACATAGGTAAGCTCCACTGTAACATCTTCATTGTAATGCAGTGAATCAGGCAAATCAAAAACCAATGGCATGAGCTGCATATAGACTCTATAGTCATCCGGAAAAGTACTGGGCCCTCCCTGGGGATTGGGTGGTAAACCGCTGATGGAGGCCTCATTCCACTGCTGGCCATAATTCCAGCGCAGCTTTGTGGCACTGGCTCCACGAGGTATGGGAAAGTAATATCTCGGATAAAGCAGGTAGTTATTCAGGTTTGTAAATGTCTCCGTTACCTTCACCTCAGCAACCTGGTTGGTTACATTCACATCATAAGCGCATGAATCAAGGTGCGCAAGCTGATACTGGGTACTATTACTGTTCAGCACTACTCCGGCAGCGTTTAGCAGAAACACTGCAACAATAAACAAGCAAGACAAGCCTATCTTCTTCATTTTCTCCTCCCTTGGAATCTGGACTTGTTCCTTAAATACTGTTCATAAATATCATTTAATTATAAAGCAATTTTTATTCCATTATTAGAATAATATATTCATTTCAATATCTACATATTGTAATTTAGTTTTTGTGGTAAGCTGCATGATAACCTTTGGCATGCCCGGCACCCGGGAATATCCGACGATCTTACTAGGATAGGGGTAGGGGAGTGCTCCATTGCTGGCTCCCCTCCCTCCGAACCGTACGTGCGGTTTTCCCGCATACGGCTCTCCAGAAAACAGGTTGCTCATTAAAGAGGCTGGCATAATTCTGCATGGGCTCTGACCATTGAGAAAAACCCATGTTTATCGAAGATGGAATTGGGATATCTGAGGTTGTCGTTGCCTGCGGTGGCAATTCCTTTGCGTTTCTCGTGTTTCTTGAGAATGCTGCGCAGTCTGCGTCTTGTCCATCCGTCTTGATCTGGGAAGGTATTCTTGTGGGCGTGCTTGAAGTATTCAAACCATCCCCGTTGGATAGGTGTTATCCTGTCGATGATGGTTTGGAGGCTGTGGGCATTGCAGCGCTTGGTATGTTTTCTGATATTGTCTCTGAACTTCTGGATACTCTTGTCTGTAGGGAATTTCATCCTTTTCTTGAACTTGTAGCCCAGAAACTCAAAGATGTCTGTCTCGGTATCTACGATCTTGGTCTTGGTTGGGTGCAGGGTGAGCCCCGCTTCCGTTGTCCAGGTTCGGATCGTTTCCAAAGCCGCTTCTGCCTCTTTCTCTGTTTTGCACATAACCACAAAGTCGTCCGCATATCTGGTCATTTCAAACCCTTGCAGCAACATCAGCCAGTCCAGCGGATTGAGATAAATGTTTGCCAATAAGGGACAGATTACCGCTCCTTGCGGAGTACCTGCTTCCGGCGTCCAGCTTGCCGCAGTGTCGATTACCTTTTGTTTGAGATATTGGTATAGCAGAGCCAGGATTCGGCTGTCAGCTATCTTTTCTTCCACAATCTTCATCAGCTTATCTTGAGGGATATTATCAAAGTATCCCTTGATATCGGCATCGACCACATACCTGTAGTTGTCTTTCAGTAGTCCATCGACTCTTCTGAGGGCATCCTTACATGATCTGTTGGGACGAAAGCCATAGCTGTATTGGCAGAATTCCACCTCAAAGATTGGCTCAATGACGTTGCGTAGTGCTGTTTGTACTATTCTGTCGGTAACCGTCGGTATTCCCAGAGGACGTTTATCCTTACTGCCTGCTTTATCAATCCATACACGCTTGACGCCTGCTGGTTGATATTTGTCCTGCTTCAGCAGTTCGGAGGTTCGATTAAGACGTTCTGCAGCATGCCTGCGATAGTGCTTGATACTTACATTATCGATACCAGCACTTCCACGATTGGCTGCCACCTTCTTCCAGGCTGATTCGAGGTTGGGCAGATACCATACCTTGTCGATCAGACTGAACCACTTTCCACCTTTGACTCCTCTTTCGAGGGCTGCCAGCATTTTGTAAGTCCATACCAATGGTTCCACCCATCCCCAATGGGCTGGGATTTCTCGTACTTGCTTAGCCTTTTCAGGCACTGACGTTCGTTGTTCTTCCATTTGTATTCCTTTCCAAAATCTGTTTTCCTGTGCCCCTTTGCTCCTCTTGGGTTATGTTGTCCCAAGTATCATCGCTAATATGAGCACTCTGACTCCTGCCGGACTCTCATGTCCTCCGGCAGGTCTCCCTGCTTTACATTGCAGACCTTCCTGACCATTCCGTCTCCAACCACATGACAGCTCCTGAACCGGCTTACATTCTTTACGTCGTTCAACCGCTCAGGTCTTCCCAGAGGGAGACAGCAGTTCCACCCGCTGTGCCATTTCCGGGTCTTAGTCTTCACCTTGATACTGGAGGCTCGGAAACTTGTTTGGACTTGGGCATTCCTGCGGTGTGGACACTTTTTTTATCACCAAAACTTCAAATATGGCTGTGTTTAAGCAGCACTTGGACATTAATGGAATATGATCTGTGTTGACATAGTAACTAATAACTTGTTGATAAGGATGTTATTAGTAAACTGAATCACAAATCAGACCATCATCGGACTTGGACATTTGAAGTTTTGGTGATGAAATTTGAAGTTTTCAGTGAGGGTCTATATTCTGATTTATCTTAGGGCTAAATTTACAACCAGATAAAAAAATACTTGACATTTTCATAATAAGAAAATCCTAAAACAAAATCTTATAGTAGGAGTTACTATTATGAAAAAGACATTATTTACTCTCGTCTTAGCACTTCTGGTAAGTGCAATCTTTTCCACCGTCTGGAATGTAAATAACATTCCTGGAATGGCTGCAAATTTTAACAATTTAGATGTTGCTTGTGCCTCACCAAATGTAGCCGATTATGATACTTTGTATATTTATGGAGCACCTACTTTATACAGTGATGTAACTATAACTCGTCCATTAACGATTATTGGGCCGGGCTATTTTCTGAATCAAAATCCCGGTCTGCAAAATAATCTTACTCCTGCCACAGTTAACGGTATATTATTTGATGTCGGTTCCAGCGGTTCATTAATTAGCGGAATGACAATAACCAATTTAAATGTCAATACCTCTAATGTAGTGGTCCAACGCAATTGTATAGATCTACTATCTATATATAGTTCTAATTGTATTGTTCTCCAGAACTATTTTTCTAATCCTCAGCCGTATCAGACAGAGATATATGTTGACGGGGCTAATTATCTGATTGCCAATAACTATATTCCAGGTGCACAAGTTGGTTGTAGTTTTCAGTCAACTGTTAATGCCAGTGGAGTTTTTGCCAATAATATCGTGGAAGGAACCTGCTATTTCAATAATGCAGATGTTTACAACTGTATATTTAAGTGTATCTTTGATGATTCTTATTGGGGATGGGTTTTTAGTTATAATGCCAATACTTCTTTTCATCATAATGTCTTCCGTGCTATGAATAACTGGAATTGGCAATATGATGCATCTATCACAGGAGAAGGAAATTTGTATGATGTTCCGGGTGAAATTTATGTAGCAACTGGTTCTCAGGATGGTTATTATCAGCTTTGTCCTAATTCTCCGGCAATTGGAGCAGGCATCAGTGGACAGGATTGCGGAATTTTTGGCGGTTTAGAACCCTACCGTTTATCAGGAATTCCTGCCATTCCTACCATTTATGAATTTACTGCTCCTGCAACTGGGTTTGTAATTCCTGTTCAGATAAAAGCTCGTTCCAACAATTGAGGTGGAAAATGAAACGCATTTTATTGTGTTTCTGCCTTTGTTTTGCCGGTTTTCTGTTTTTGGGGAGTGTAAACATCACTCAGGTAGAATATTATTTTGATACGGATCCGGGCTGGGGATTGGCAACTCAGGTTCCTATTACTCCGGCTGCAGATATCAATACCGCTCTTGATGTTAACTTGCAAAATGTATCAGACGGCTTACATATATTATTTCTCCGCACCAAAGATGAAGACGGAAAATGGAGTATATTGAACAGTAAATTTATTTTAAAGCAGTCCTCCTTGAATGCTCCGATTACTTATCTGGAATATTATTACGATACTGATCCCGGTTATCATTTGGGCACCGCATTGGCTTTTACCGGAAGTTCGGATATCTTGTGCACGGAATCAATTTCTACTAATGGTCTTTCCAACGGCTTGCATTTTTTGTTTGTGCGCTGTCAGGATGCCAAGGGTTTTTGGAGTCCTAATTGTTCCAAAGTAGTTTTTAAGGGTGCCTCCGGCATTAGCCCCATTTCTTATGCAGAAATGTTTGTGGATAATGATCCGGGGCAGGGTAATGGAATTCCTGTTTATTCCCGTATGAGGGAAGAAAATTCATACCTGTTTAATTTTGAGCTTACTGATGAAAATGTTCCACCTGGAATGCATTTGCTGGGTGTCCGAGTGAAAAATAATGCCGGCTACTGGAGTTTGAATCAGTATAAATTCCTCTATCTGTCTTCCTATTCTCAGCCCGTTATAAATAGTGTCTGCTGGTATTTTTCCGGTAACGGAGCCAATCCCGAAGATATTTATACTTATGCACTTACCAATCCGGCAACGGATATTACGGTAGCTTTGGAAGCAAGCATTGTGCATTTACAACAGGATGGTGAATATCAGCTCGTTATGTATTCCACCAATGCCCGTGGTCAGAAAAGTATGCCTGAATACAAATTTTTTACCGCTGATTTTAGTCCCAATAATGTTGTTCTAACTATCAATGGAACCAATTTGAACTTAAGCTGGGATAGCATTATTGGAGCAGACCGCTATCTGGTTACGCAAAAAACAGACCCATACCAAACAGAAGGCACTGTTTACACGGTAGATGGCAATTTTATAACTCTTCCTATAGCAGCAAAGGGATTTTTTAATGTGAAAGCACAGAGGGACTTACGCAATAGTTTGCCCGCTTTGTCTCGCTCACATAAATGAGGAGATGTATCTTCTTTAATATCATAAAGTTAACATATCCCTTACCAGCCACCCCTCCTCCACCTATCTTCCACCCCTCCTTAACGATGAGTGGAGGAGGAGTGGAAGAGGAGAGGCATAAGAGAAGCAAGCAAGGAACAAGCTGTAACTATTTTATTTATTTCATTTTAACCCAACTATGAAAAGTGTAGTCGGAGGACGTCGTTCCTCCGCCAGGAAAAATTCTTTTTATTTTGCGGAGCTTCAGCGAGCTCCGGCTACACTTTTTGCGGAGCTACGGCAAGCTCCGGTTACACTTTTTGCGGAGCTACAGCAAGCTCCGGCTACACTTTTTGCGGAGCTACAGCGAGCTCCGGCTACACTTAAAATAATCCGAATTCTAATAAGAACTCATTTTCTCTGTGTTATCCGTGCAATCTGTGAGGTCTGTGAGAGGTCTCCCTTTTACAATTCCAGGTTGATTGTAACTGGGCCCTCATTGATTAATTCCACTTGCATTTTAGCCCCAAAAATACCAGTTTGAACATTCAGGTCTGATTCTTTCAACAAAGCCACGAATTCATCATAAAGTTCTTTTGCTTTTGGGGGTGTGGCGGCTTGGCTAAAATCTGGTCTGCGTCCTCTTTTACAATCGGCATACAGGGTAAATTGAGAAATCACCAAAACCGAGCCCTGAACATCTGCAATATTTTTATCAAATTTGCCGTTTTCACCTTCAAATATACGCAGTTCCAAGCATTTACGCACAGCCAAAGGTAAAATCTGAAAAGTGTCGGAAGCGCAGAAACCAACAAATATTAGCAGTCCGGTTTCAATTTGGCCGGTTATTTTATTGTCCACATAGCAAATTGCCTTGCTAACTCTTTGTAAAGTAATGCGCATCAGTCAATTTTAAAACCGTGAACTTCAAAGCAGCCGGTATCATCTATCCAAATTGAGCCCTCTTTAAAAGGAGGAATATAAATGCCCAGGCGTCCAAATTTGGCACCGGGTTTGATAAAGCCGGCGCTGATGGTGGAGCGTTGCCAGTCATTGTTTACATTGGATTTGATTTTGAAATGGTTTACTATTTTGCCATTTTCTTTAAAGACAATAAATCGCAGTTGGGGACGCGGTGGATTGGGACAATTGGTTTTAAAATAACACCTTAAGTAATATCCTCCATAACGCCGGACATTAAAGGGCTCACTTAAAATTAATACAGATTTATTGGAAGCATCAATCCGCAAAGAGGTCTTTCCTTCCAAAGCATTCTCCGGGTCTATATTAACTGGACTGCCCAAATTATCCTGGGGATTAAGAATAACCATCCAACTCTTCAATGCCTCTTCCCCAATGGTGGAATAAGGACTGAAACTATTATTCTGAACCAGATTGGGGCTATCCTTGATGTCCCTTTCCGTAAAACTGAGAGTAGTGATCACCGAACAAGAACTAACCAAAATAAGCATTACTGCCAATAGGACAAGAACAAAGAAACGATACCTCATTTCATAAACCCTCTTTCATTTAAATATTTTAGCACAACACCGACGGCAAGAGAATTAATCAATAAATTTGAACCGCCGTAACTGATAAAAGGCAAAGGAATTCCAGTTGCCGGAACTAAACCAATATTCATCCCAATATTTATAAAGGTCTGAAACATAAGATAAACCAAAATACCCGCCGTGGCAACTTTTCTTTCACGCACTTTCAATTCTCCCAAATTATAGATAAGACGACTAAAAAATGCTACAAATAACAACAGTAAAAGCATAGAACCCCAAAAACCGAATTCTTCGCCAATCACGGAAAAGATGAAATCCGTGTGATGCTCCGGCAAAAAATTCATATTTTTCTGAGTTCCTTTCAGCCAGCCCTTGCCAAAAAAAGAACCACTGCCAATGGCAATTTTTGCTTGAATAATCTGATAACCGGCACCTAAAGGATCTCGCGTAGGGTCTAAAAAAGTTAAAATTCGGTTCTGTTGATAATCCTTCAAGCCCATCCAAAAAACCGGTGTGATCAAAGCAATGAAAACATTGATAATCCCCGCCACCGTTATAGCCACCCAAGATAAATGTGAGCGCAAAAGTAAAACGACTAAAATAATTATCCAGATTGGTATGGCGGGTAACCAAAGAGAACTGATTATGCTTACAATGGGACTGATACATAGTAAAATAAAAAACAACGGAACATCAGCAGCAATCAACATTGCAATCAACGCTGCCCAAAAAACAAGCGTGGTTCCAAAATCGGGCTCTATAACAATCAACAAAGTAGGCAGCAAAGTTAATAAAGAACCGTAAAGAATTTGCTGGTATTCGTTTAAATTTTCTTTGGCAATGAGGCGCGCCACCATTAAAATAGTTAGTAATTTGGCACTTTCAGAGGGCTGAAGATTTATTCCACCCAAAGTAAACCAACGATGTGATCCATTTACAGCAGGCGTAAACAACACTAAAA
Proteins encoded in this window:
- a CDS encoding VWA domain-containing protein, with translation MKKIGLSCLFIVAVFLLNAAGVVLNSNSTQYQLAHLDSCAYDVNVTNQVAEVKVTETFTNLNNYLLYPRYYFPIPRGASATKLRWNYGQQWNEASISGLPPNPQGGPSTFPDDYRVYMQLMPLVFDLPDSLHYNEDVTVELTYVQLLSYNFGSVTLNLKNDYRRIQTDPVYSQSLNIDVTSDKQILNFEVLDIIAQVSHTDNTAHGSYHINNAVAVNNYRCVLQLSTSVMSSWGLSTKLDEAPDEGAPGFFLYSMEENTIPADTVFAARLNIVIDVSGSMSFENRLVNAKAAACYVINHLQPNDMFNVILFDHVVRPLWGSLRERTLNNISEAISYINNYTMPSLNGTNLHDALDRAICQFLIVPDGVRNCILLLSDGQPTVGVTDPYQIITNIDNRINNNHTDPIIHCFGVGSEVHYQLLSALAQNHHGAAVFLESSEIVNTITTFYDEMRNPILGNPELSITPAGSVTEVLPYPFPSVYGGMQYRLVGRYTTPQTVNVSVSGLHEGIYHDFNYDYDMVNAPDSINSFIPKVWAAAKIDQLVVEYYSLYPTSPEAITLRQEIIDLSIDFGVLCIFTSFTPDPPNEVHDETETVPPTAIRLLSNIPNPFNPTTTIRFEVLEDLHEDAELRIYNLKGQLVCVKKISVNGKGIYETQWDGTDLHGTKVGSDVYVYRISYGKYLVTAKMTMMK
- the ltrA gene encoding group II intron reverse transcriptase/maturase; this encodes MEEQRTSVPEKAKQVREIPAHWGWVEPLVWTYKMLAALERGVKGGKWFSLIDKVWYLPNLESAWKKVAANRGSAGIDNVSIKHYRRHAAERLNRTSELLKQDKYQPAGVKRVWIDKAGSKDKRPLGIPTVTDRIVQTALRNVIEPIFEVEFCQYSYGFRPNRSCKDALRRVDGLLKDNYRYVVDADIKGYFDNIPQDKLMKIVEEKIADSRILALLYQYLKQKVIDTAASWTPEAGTPQGAVICPLLANIYLNPLDWLMLLQGFEMTRYADDFVVMCKTEKEAEAALETIRTWTTEAGLTLHPTKTKIVDTETDIFEFLGYKFKKRMKFPTDKSIQKFRDNIRKHTKRCNAHSLQTIIDRITPIQRGWFEYFKHAHKNTFPDQDGWTRRRLRSILKKHEKRKGIATAGNDNLRYPNSIFDKHGFFSMVRAHAELCQPL
- the dtd gene encoding D-aminoacyl-tRNA deacylase, whose translation is MRITLQRVSKAICYVDNKITGQIETGLLIFVGFCASDTFQILPLAVRKCLELRIFEGENGKFDKNIADVQGSVLVISQFTLYADCKRGRRPDFSQAATPPKAKELYDEFVALLKESDLNVQTGIFGAKMQVELINEGPVTINLEL
- the rodA gene encoding rod shape-determining protein RodA — translated: MFINRKKFDFVLFTLLLLLIILGCIIIYSASTTVIAGHSQTKNTWWRQIVFAILSILAILALLRLPMPIFDLLILPLFILNMLALILVLFTPAVNGSHRWFTLGGINLQPSESAKLLTILMVARLIAKENLNEYQQILYGSLLTLLPTLLIVIEPDFGTTLVFWAALIAMLIAADVPLFFILLCISPIVSIISSLWLPAIPIWIIILVVLLLRSHLSWVAITVAGIINVFIALITPVFWMGLKDYQQNRILTFLDPTRDPLGAGYQIIQAKIAIGSGSFFGKGWLKGTQKNMNFLPEHHTDFIFSVIGEEFGFWGSMLLLLLFVAFFSRLIYNLGELKVRERKVATAGILVYLMFQTFINIGMNIGLVPATGIPLPFISYGGSNLLINSLAVGVVLKYLNERGFMK